GAGTCATAATTCTTTTTTTAGCCTCTTAATCCTCTATATGCACCTGACCAAAAAAATAATCCTCGCCTGCTCCATTGGCTTCATGAGCACCTCTGTAATGGCTCAAAATGCAGCAATTGTGAACGGCAAGCCCATCCCCAAAGCACAGCTTGATCGCCTCATTAAAAATTCCGGCCAGTCCGCAACCGATCCAAAGATTCGTGAGCAAGGCCGTGAACTCCTCATTACCCGTGAACTGATTATTCAGGAATCGGATAAGCGTGGTGTTAGTCAAAAAGATGATGTGAAGGATCAAATCGAGCAAGCACGCTTGGGTGTATTGGTGGCAGCCCTATTTGATGATTACATTGATAAAGGTGGCATTACCGAAGAAGATTACAAAACGGCATACGACTCGATTAAGGGTCAATTTGGTGGTAAAGAATATAAAGTGCGTCACATCTTGGTAGAAAAAGAAGCGGATGCCAAAGCTCTCATTGCCAAGATTAAAGCCGGTGCAAAGTTTGGGGATCTGGCGAAGGCCAACTCTAAAGATCCGGGCTCTGCTCCTGAAGGTGGAGAGCTTGGTTGGGTGAGTGATAAGGCCTTAGTTCCTGAGTTTTCTAAGGTAATGACCTCTTTGCAAAAAGGTCAGATGACCGATAAGCCAGTGAAGACTCAATTTGGCTGGCATATTATTCAGCTCGAAGATGTGCGCGATGTGAAGATACCTCCGATGGCTGAAATCAAAGAACAATTGAAATCCATGTTGATGCAAGATCAGGCTTGGCAAAAGGCTAAGTTCTCTGAAATGATGAAAAAGATTCGCGAAAAAGCTCGGATTGAGTAAGATGATCTTACACACCATGCTGCGAGTGGGCGACATTGCCCGCTCGGTTGATTTCTATACCCACGTATTGGGCATGAACCTATTGCGCACAACCAATCGCGAGGAGCAAAAGTACTCCCTCGCCTTTGTGGGTTTTGGACGCGGCAATGAGGATGGGCAGGCAGAAATTGAGCTCACCTACAACTATGGGGTAGCGACCTATGACCATGGCACTGCCTATGGTCATATCGCCATTGCGGTCCCCGATGTTTACAAGGCATGCGAGGACATTGCTGCTGCTGGAGGAACGATTACTCGTCCTGCTGGCCCAGTTCAGGGTGGCAAAACATTAATTGCCTTCATCACCGACCCCGATGGATACAAGATCGAGCTGATTCAGCGTTGATTTGAAAGACTTGGCTGATTTATATGCAAGCTAAGTATGAGGTTCGGGTTCTAAATCAAACTTTGGATGTCCCTCGGCAGGCATGGGACTCAATCCTGCCGCCCTCGGCCGGCCCCTTCATGCGGCACTCATTTCTGAGTCTTTTAGAGAAATCCAGCTGCGTGAGTGCAGAAACGGGATGGAAGCCATCGCATCTGGCGCTTTATGAAGCTGGTGGAGAATCGCTTCTTGGCGCATTACCTCTTTACCTTAAAACCCACTCCTATGGAGAATATGTCTTTGATTGGTCCTGGGCCGAGGCCTATACCCAAGCAGGGCTGCCCTACTTTCCCAAAGCACTGAGCGCCATCCCCTTTACTCCGGTTACCTCTTCGCGCTTGTTGGCCAGATCACCCGAGCATCAAGAAGCCCTAATCACTGGTTTAAAACAATTGGTTGGCGAGCTAAGCTTATCGTCCGCTCATATTCTTTTTCCCGTTGAGGAGGAGGCAAAGCTTCTTCGGGAAGCGGGATTCTTAAAGCGCGAGTCGGTTCAGTTTCATTGGCATAACCAGGGCTATCGTGATTTCGAGGGCTTTTTATCCACCCTCACCATGAAACGCCGCAAGAACATTAAGCGTGAACGCAAGCAGGTTCAAAGTGCGGGCATTACCTTTGAACACCTTCCTGGAGAATCGATGACCGAGGAAGATGTTCTGTTCTTCTACCGGTGCTATCGCAATACCTATCAGAACCACTACTCTACTCCTTACCTGAATCAACTCTTTTTTCAGGAGTGGGTCCAGCAGATGCCCCGCAATCTTCATCTGATTGTGGCCAAGCATGAAGGCCGTGCAATTGCCAGCGCTCTATTGGTCGTTGATCGTGAACAAAGTAAAGCCTATGGCCGGTATTGGGGGTGCGTGGAGCAACATCCCTGTCTTCATTTTGAGACCGCCTTCTATCAAGCAATTGACTATTGCATCCGCGAAGGAATCCAAACTCTGGAAGGGGGTGCACAAGGTGAACATAAGATGGCACGGGGGTTTATGCCAACAACCGTCTCGTCATACCACCATCTGGGTGATCCACGATTTGCTGCTGCAGTGGCACGATTTCTGGAACGTGAGTGTCAAGGGATTGGTCAATACCTGGATGAGCTGGCTGAACATAGCCCCTTGCGCCATGACCCTAATTCAAGCAGCCTCGGCAGAATTGAACTTGATGCATTAAAGTAAGGCATGAGCTCAATCAATAGTGGTGCTAATTCTTTAGGAATCGGAGATAGCGATTCTGACTCCCCGTGCATTGGGATCTGCTCAACCCTCTTTGATGAAATCTGCAAAGGCTGTGGCCGCACCGCCTTAGAAGTCAGTAACTGGGTCTTTATGAGCCCGGAGGAGAAACAATCTGTCTGGACTCGCATTCAGGCAGAAGGTACTGCCATGCGCTTTACCCGCGAGCAAAAATCTTAACCCGCCAACTCCTGGCTGCGCAAATACTCCTCATACGTTCCTGAATAATCATTGATCGTGCCGTCCGGCTTGATCTCCAGAATTCGGTTCGCTAGCGCCGAGACAAACTCGCGGTCATGGGAGACAAAAATCAGAGTGCCATCAAATTTCTCGAGAGCGATTTGTAAACTCTCAATCGATTCCATATCCATATGATTGGTCGGCTCATCCATTGCAAGCACGTTATGCTTTTGAAGCATCAACTTACCCCAAATCATGCGTCCCTTCTCGCCACCCGAAACCACCTTCACCGATTTACCAATCTCATCCCCTGAGAACAAGAGACGCCCTAGAATGCCACGTACAACCTGATCGTCATCGCCTGGTTTGCGCCATTGAGTCATCCACTCAATCAGGTTCTCATCCTTAGGAAAGTATTCACTGGTATCTTGCGGCATCACACCTACATTGGCATTCTCAGCCCACTTCACATCCCCAGTATCTGCAGCAATGCCATCGAAGCGTTTACTCAACATGGTTTTGAGTAAGGTGGTCTTGCCGGCTCCATTCTGACCAATAATGGCAATCTTCTCGCCGGGACGAATCGCAATCTTGAAATTCTTGAAAATTACCCGATCAAATTTTTTAGTGAGGGCATTGCACTCTACTGCCATATTGTGTAACTTCTTCTCGGTCTCAAACCGAATAAACGGGTTTTGGCGCGATGACGGCTTAATATCAATCAGCTCAATCTTCTCGAGTTGGCGCTGGCGTGAGGTCGCCTGTCTAGCCTTTGAGGCATTGGCCGAGAAGCGACTCACGAATGCCTGAAGTTCAGCCATCTTCTCTTTGGCCTTGGCATTAGCCGCCATTTGCTGAGCCCGTGCCTGGGTGGATGCCAACATATAGGAATCGTAGTTCCCGGGATAGACCTTCAGCGTACCGTAGTCCATATCGGCCATATGCGTGCACACTTCATTTAAGAAATGACGATCATGCGAAATGATAATCATGGTGCTATTGCGTTGATTCAGGATTTCTTCGAGCCAATGAATCGAATGAATATCCAAGTTATTGGTTGGCTCATCAAGCAGTAAGACATCTGGGTCTGAGAATAAAGCCTGAGCAAGCAAGACGCGCAATTTCCAGCCCGGCGCAATATTACTCATGGGGCCATTGTGTTGTTCGAGTGGAATACCAATGCCAAGTAGCAACTCGCCAGCGCGTGCTTCAGCGGTGTAGCCACCAAACTCGGCATACTTGGCTTCGAGCTCGGCTGCGCGCATATAGTCTTCATCGGTCGCATCGGGATTGGCATAAATGGCATCGCGCTCTGCCGCGGCCTGCCACATTTCAGCATGACCCATCATCACCACATCGAGCACACGAATATCTTCATAGGCAAATTGATCTTGGCGTAACTTACCAAGACGAATATTGGGTTCAAGACTGACATTGCCAGCCGATGGCTCCAACTCTCCGCCAAGGATTTTCATAAAGGTTGATTTGCCACAACCATTGGCGCCAATTAAGCCGTAGCGATTACCGCCACCAAACTTGACGGAGATGTTTTCAAACAGGGGTTTTGCCCCAAACTGCATGGTGATATTAGACGCGTTTAACACAAGAACTTTCTCAATAATGATGCCGTGCTGGCAAAGCTCACTATTTTAACGGTCTTCCATGCTCAAGATGCTTAAAATGCGGCTGCAAGCCCATCCCGACGGCTATCGCTCGCTGCGACATAGCCATCGCCAATTTGATCGGATAGGCGCCAGATAAATTGGCCAGAACCAAAATCCATATACGGATCATCGACCTTTTTCAGAATATGCCCCCGTTCGATGAGGCCCTTAACTGTTTGGGGGTCCATATTGGCTTCCACATCCAGACTGAAATCTCGATTCACCTTCCAGCGTGGTGCATCACACGCAGCTTGAGGCTGCTGTTGATAGACCAACATGCGCAAAAGTGTTTGTAAATGCCCTTGCGGCTGCATATCGCCACCCATCACCCCAAAACTCATTTGGGGAACGGTTTTACCATTCACTTCTTTAGTTAAGAATGCCGGAATGATCGTATGAAATGGTCGCTTATTGCCTGCCACCACATTGGGTGATTGAGGGTCGGATGAAAATCCATATCCCCGATTCTGAAAACTAATTCCCCAATTCGGTTCCACCACTCCTGAACCAAAACCCATGTAATTACTTTGAATAAACGAGATCATGCGCCCCTCTTCATCGGCGGCACTTAAATAAATAGTGCCTCCCGTATTGGGCATGCCAAAGGTAAATTGGGTAGCGCGTTGCAAATCAATTTCTCCTGCTCGCTTGGCAAGGTACTTGGGATTGAGCATTTGTTCGGAGCTGACCTCCATCGAGCGTGGATCCGCTACATAGCGATAAATATCTGCGAAGGCTAATTTCATGGCCTCGATTTGCAAATGCTGACTATCGATACCGTCTACTGGATACTTTGATAGATCATGGTTCTCTAAGATCCCCATCGCCATTAGGGCGCCAATCCCCTGGCCATTTGGGGGTATCTCATGCACGTCATAGCCCTGCACCCGTGTTGAGATGGTGCCAACCCAGTCTGGCTGATAGTTGGCTAAATCACTGGCCTTCAATGCCGCTTGGTGCTCCTGAGCAAATTCAATGATTGATTTGGCAATCTCACCTTCATAAAAATCGCGGATGCCCTTTTGGGCAATTTGCTTCAATGCTCGGGCGGCTGCATGAAAATGAAAGATCTCACCCGTGTGTGGTGCTCGACCATTTGGCATGAATGCCTTCGCAAAACCTGGCTGGGGGCTAAGCTCCTTCACAGCGGCAGCCCACTTATGCGCCACGATTGGTGCGACCGCATGCCCGCGCTCTGCAATCTCAATGGCGGGCTGCAGGATATCAGCCAAAGGCAAGGCTCCAAAGCGCTGATGAAGCGCCTCCCAGCCAGCAATGGCGCCCGGCACGGTCACACTATCCCACCCTCGCATGGGGCGATTGGTCATGCCGTGTGTATCACGACCATACTTCTTGGCAAAGTAGTCAATACTCCAGTCGGCTGGTGAGACCCCTGAGGCATTTAAACCATGTAGTTCATGCCCATCCCAAACGATGGCAAAACAATCACTACCTAAACCATTCGAAACTGGCTCAACGATCATTAAGGCCGCTGCGGCAGCAATAGCAGCGTCAATTGCGTTACCCCCCTGCTGCATCATCTTCAATCCTGCTTGAGCGGCATAGGGATGGGAGGTTGAGCAAATATTGCGGCCAAAAACGGGCATCCGTACAGTGGGATATGGGTTGTGCCAATTAAACGGTGAGCTCATGATCGTGTCTTTATTCTTCGAAGTTGTTCGCGGATAACGGGAATCCGCACCACTAACAATACCAAGATTATCCCAGCATAGATGTAAACGGTCTGAAAATCATTTTTACCTGCCTTATGCCAAAAGTAATGCAGCACTCCAAGGATGGCAATCAAATAAATAAGGCGATGCAGGCTGCTCCAGCGGCGCCCCAGCCAGTGCATCGACGCTCGGTTCGAAGTGATTGCTAATAGACTCATACAAACAAAGGCAACAAACCCTACTGTAATGAATGGGCGTTCAATCACGTCTGCAAACATCTCTTGGAAATCAAGATTGTGATCCAGCCAATACCAAATCGTGAAGTGTAAGAATGCATAGAAGAATGTAAATAGCCCGAGCATCCGTCGCATTTGGATCCACCCCGACCACGCGGTTAACCAATGCATTGGACTCATGGCCAAGGTGATGCACAAAAAGGTAATGGTCCAGGTACCAGTTGAACGAGTAATGAACTCGACAGGATTAGCACCCAGCTGTCCAGCATAGGCAAGCACAAATAAACGGGCAAGCGGAATCAGCGCTACAACAAAGACCCAGCGCTTAATCTGCGCGATTGCAACCATGGTTTAGTAAAACTTACGCAAATCCATCCCTGCATAAAGCTTGGCAACATAATCGCCATAGCCATTAAAGGGCTCGGTTTTAATCTTAGGCGCAAAGATCCCCCGACCATCAATGCGACGCTCGGTGGCTTGGCTCCAACGTGGATGACTCACAGCTGGATTAACGTTCGAATAAAAACCATACTCTCTTGGGGCTGATGCACTCCAACTGGTGAGCGGTTGTTTCTCGGTCAAGCGAATGGTGACCAATGATTTGGAACTCTTAAAGCCATACTTCCAGGGCACAATCAGACGAATGGGCGCACCATTTTGTTTGGGCAATAACTCGCCATACATCCCAAATGTAAGAAGAGTTAATGGGTTCATGGCCTCATCCATTCGTAGACCCTCACGATAGGGCCAATCGAGTACGGGTCGCTTTAATCCAGGCATTTGTTTTGGGTCAGCCAGGCTAATGAACTCGACATACTTCGCTGATCCTAGAGGCTCTACTCGATTGAGAAGATGCGATAAGGCATAGCCATTCCATGGAATCACCATCGACCAACCTTCCACGCAGCGCAGTCGATAAACGCGCTCTTCCATGGGTGCCAACTTCAGTAGTGCATCAATATCGAGTGTGACCGGTTTTTTTACCATCCCCTCGATTGATACGGTCCAGGGTCTGGTTTGCAGACGATCGGCAAACTTAGCAGGATCATCCTTATCCATTCCAAACTCATAGAAATTATTGTAGGTAGTTGCATCCTCATACGAGGTTTGGGTCTCGCGGGTGGAGTACTGTTCATTAAGCTTTGCTGGAAGCTTCTCGCGCGGTGCTGTCGTTTTAGCAAAGGCATCGCGCTCAAGCCAGGATCCCATGCCCATTGCTGCGCTTCCCAGGGCAATGGTTTTTAGCCATTGACGACGGTTCTCAACAATCGCGCGTGGAGTGATTTGACTGGGATGAATTCTTGGGTCCTTAAATATCATCGATCTACCTTTAACTGAAATGGTGTGAAATTCGTATTGATGTCGTAATAATCTTCATTCTCTTTGCGCTTTAAGTATCCCACCACCGCATAGGTTAATGGGGTTGCCAAAATCTCCCACGAGGTTTTGAGAATGTATTGAGCAATCGCTATCTGAATAATCTCATGCGTAGGCCAAATGGCATAAAAGGCCAAGAAATAGAATAATGAAGAATCCACTAACTCACCGACTGCGGTTGAGCCAATCGTGCGGGTCCATAAATACTTCCCTTGGGTCCAGATCTTCATCTTGGCGAGTACATAACTATTGGTAAAGCTGCCGCACCAAAATGCCAGCATGGAGGCTAATGCAATCCGCCAAGAATTACCAAAGACAGTCTCTAGACCGTGTTGATAATTCGCCATATACGATCCTGGCGCCACCGGTAGCGCAATCACGATCAAGGCCATGATGGCAGCAAAACCGAGGGCAGTAAATCCAGCCCATACTGCACGGCGATCATAGGCATAGCCGTAGACCTCAGTCAGAATGTCGCTAAAGAAGTAGGAGATGGGGAAAAATAGGATCCCGGCGCCAAAGATGACATAACCAAAATAAGGCAGCTCAACTGTGGCGGCCTTACCAGCCCCAATGAAATTTGAGCAAAGTAGTACGGCGACAAATGCCCCCAGAATAAGGTCGTAATAGCGATACTGGCGACGCATGGGGTATGAGGGCCTTATAGGGACAGTGCGGCGGTTAAAAAAGTAAATATTTCATAGAATAGCGGTATTGGCATGAATTCACAGAATAGGTAGAAAATGAGTAAGCCGCAGTTTCATTGGGAAGACCCCCTCCTCTTGCAAGACCAATTGACCACCGAGGAGCGCATGATTGCTGATGCGGCCCGTGAGTATGCCCAGGGAAAGCTGGCCCCACGAGTACATGAGGCCTTTCGTTCCGAAACAACCGATCCCGCCATCTTTCGGGAAATGGGCGAATTGGGCCTTCTTGGAATTACCATCCCAGAAGAATACGGCGGCGCCAACCTCAATTACGTATCCTATGGCCTCATTGCTCGTGAAATTGAACGGGTTGACTCTGGCTACCGCTCCATGATGAGTGTGCAGTCCTCACTAGTCATGGTCCCCATTTATGAATTCGGTAGCGAGGCTCAAAAGCAAAAGTATCTCCCCAAATTAGCCACTGGTGAATGGATCGGATGTTTTGGTCTCACAGAACCCAATTACGGTTCCGATGCCGGCGGCATGATCACGCGTGCCAAGAAAGTTCCTGGTGGATTCTCGCTCACAGGCTCGAAGATGTGGATCTCCAACTCCCCCATCGCCGATGTGTTTGTAGTCTGGGCCAAGAACGATGAGGATCAGATTCGGGGCTTTATCCTTGAAAAAGGGATGAAGGGCTTGAGTGCTCCGAAGATTACAGGCAAGCAGGGTTTGCGTGCCTCAATCACGGGAGAGATCGTGATGGATGAAGTGTTCGTACCAGCCGAAAATGAGTTCCCAGAAATTACGGGTCTGAAGGGCCCCTTCACTTGCCTGAACTCAGCACGTTATGGGATCTCGTGGGGCGTACTCGGTGCTGCGGAATTTTGTTGGCACGCAGCACGCCAATACACCTTGGATCGTAAACAGTTTGGCAGACCATTAGCAGCCAATCAGCTCGTCCAGAAGAAATTAGCTGATATGCAAACCGAGATTACCTTAGCACTGCAAGGCGTTCTCCGATTGGGTCGCATGAAGGATGAAGGAACCGCCGCCCCTGAGATTACCTCCATCATGAAGCGCAACTCCTGTGGCAAATCACTTGATATTGCACGCATGGCGCGCGATATGTTGGGGGGCAATGGCATCTCGGACGAGTATGGCGTAATCCGTCATATGCTTAATCTGGAGGTCGTTAATACCTACGAAGGCACCCACGATATTCACGCCCTCATTTTGGGTCGAGCCCAAACCGGTATCCAGGCGTTTAGCTAGATTACAGAAGTTGCTGCGCTAATTCGAGATAGCTCGTCTGCTGCGCACTTTTGACCGTTAAAGTACGGGCCTTTTGATATTGGCTGAAGTTGCGAGCAATCGAGTCCTGATACGCTGGGTCGTAGTGCTTGATCAGTAACTCCTCAACCAAAACTGGGTGGAGCCCCTCAGCGGCCAGTTGCTGCCATTTGGTAATTTGTTCCTTACCATAGCGTTGCGTCAAGAGGCCGAGCAAATGCCGCAGTCCATCATGATCCGTTAAGAGATGGGCGTATTCTTCCATCAGAACATCGACCCGTACCAAGCGATCGGCCTTTATTTCAAGGCAATCCCCCTGCCGAATTTGATCCATCATAGCATCTGGAATATGTAGGCAACCTACCTTCTTACTCTCTGACTCCACATAAATCGTTTGATTAAACTTGAATTGCCGCAGCGCATTCCACAAACGACTCTCAAACATTTTTTGACTGGGTTGTGCCTGATTGGGCAAGCCTCCAAGTACTGAACCGCGATGGGCTGCGAGGCCCTCGAGATCCAGAACTTGAGCATGACCACTTAAGGCTTGCAACAAGCGAGTCTTACCGCTACCCGTCATGCCACAAATGACAGTGAACTTTGCGAGCGGTGCCCATCGCTCCAGATCAGCAATCACTTGGCGCCGATACCCTTGATAGCCACCTTGCAACTGCTGGGCCTTCCAGCCGATGCGTTGCAAAATATGGGCAAAGGCACCGCTGCGCTCACCGCCTCGCCAGCAATAAACCAAGGGTCGCCATTCCCGCGGCTGATGAATAAAATGTTCTTGCAAATGACTGGCGATATTTTTAGCAACTAGAGCCGCACCTAATTTCTTCGCTGCAAAAGGAGATTCTTGCTTGTAGAGGGTGCCAACAGTAGCACGTTCCTCATTATTTAATACCGGGCAATTGATCGCACCTGGAATATGATCAAGTGCGTACTCAGCAGGAGAGCGCGCATCGATGATGCAATCAAATTGATCTAAATCCTGACCCAATACCTCGGGCGAGAGTAATGCTGAACTCAACGTAGTCCTAAATTTTGCTTAATGGGTTCTGGCCACGGTGCAGGACGATTGGTCTTGAGATTGACCCACACCAAGGTTGCTCCACCAGCTGCACATAGCTCTTCTGGATTGCTAGCAAGCGACATGAGGTTATAGGTATCCACACTGGTGCGCCCTACCTTACCAATATAGGTTCGTACCACGATATCGGCTGGGTAGCTCACTTGGGCATAGAAGTTACAAAATGCGTTCGCAATTAAGGCGCCACCTTCATCATGATGCGCACCGAATCCAAAGGACTCGATCCAATGAATACGGCCTTGTTCCATGTAGCGGAAGTAAAGCGTGTTGTTGACATGACCAAATGCATCCATATCACCCCAACGCAATGGGATGATCGTTTCATGAACAAATGTCTTATCAGCAGGAATGTCAATGCGCATGATTGAGAAGGTCTTAATAACAAAGCAAAGTGCTAGTTTACCCCCAGGCTTATGCTTCCATCCGTATTTGGGCGCGCAGATCCCGATAGAACTGAGGCCTTGCATCAAGGGGCACGAAGATACCGATTGGCATCTCCCGATCACTCTCCTCCACCCGAATTAAGCGCTTACCGCTCTCCTCTTGCGTGAGCGTTAGCCAACGGGTATTAAATACATGATGCTCGATCTTGCCACCAATATTCTTCTCAATCTTCAAGGCCGTGCCATCGATGGCGATCGATTCATAATCGAGTGCATGACGTGCGTAGACGAGAAGCGCAATTCCTAGTACGGTTAATTCAATCACGGTGAAGATCAAAATCATCCAAACCCCATGAAGCAAGAAGTAGGTGGCGATAAACGATGAAAACAGAAACATCGATAAATAGAAATAACCAACCTGGCGTGGCGTGAACGAACAATTTCGTTTCGTATGCCACGTACGCATGGAGATTATTTCGCTAAGAGAGTATTGGCGTATCGATCCATGGATCGCGCCAAATCCAGATCGCGTTTTGTGAGACCGCCTGCGACATGAGTCGAGAGCGTGACCTCTACCCGATTCCAAACATTAAACCACTCGGGATGATGATTCATTTGCTCTGCCATCAGTGCGCATTGGGTCATGAATGCAAAGGCTTCTTTGAAATCCTTAAACTGATATGAACGGGTGATGGCATCTCGATTGGTAACCATTGACCATTGCGAGAGATCAGTGGCTATGGCCAAGCGCTCGTCTGAACTGAGAAGGCTTGCCATCGTAATACTTAGGAGTTTTGTAAGGCCAGTTGATACAAAAAGGTTGAGCGAGCTCCCGAGCGGCAAAAGGCTAAGATCGGTTGCGGCATTGCTTTGAGGAGCATAGCCATCTCCACCACTTGCTCAGGAGTAATTGCGCCACTCACAACCGGTAAGTAAGCATATTCCAGACCGTGCTCTTTAGCCATCGCAGCGATGGAGGCATTACTCGGTTGCTCTGGGCCCTCCTCGCCATCAGGACGATTATTAATAATGCTCTTATAGCCCTGCTTTGCAATTTGAGCAACATCGCTAGGTTCAATTTGACCAGCGGTTCCAAAATTAGAGTTATGGCATGAAATATGAACGCTCATATGATCCTTACAAATATCTCATCAAGAATTTAAACAGACTTTTTCTGGGTTCGCTCGAACAACCACATCCCCGCAACCATGGCAATGACAAAAACTAAGGCTTTGGTTTCACCGGAACCAAGAGAGACCAGCGCGGGCCCCGGACAAAAACCAGCAAGTCCCCAACCCACACCAAACATTGCACTACCAATAATTAAGGGGCGATCAATGTCGCGCCGCGTTGGGATATGCATGGCGCCACCCAAAAAACTCTGGGTGCGTTTCTTGGCTAAGTAGAAAGCAATGAGCCCTACAAGCACAGCACCGCCCATCACAAAAATGAGAGATGGATCCCAGTTACCAGCCAGATCAAGGAAGGCCAAGATTTTGGCAGGATTGGTCATGCCCGAAATCATTAAACCAAGACCAAACAAAACGCCGATGAGATACTCGCTACCGTTTGAGAAAAAGGATTGATTTTGATTCATTGACTTAGATCCAATGCCGTACGAGGTATACCACTAAGAAACCACACCCCATAAAGGTGAGGGTCGCAAGCAAGGAGCGTGGCGATAAGCGCGATAAGCCACAAATACCATGACCGCTAGTGCAACCCGATCCATAGCGAGCACCGAAGCCTACCAATAAACCAGCGACGATGAGCGTGATGTAATCCGCATCAATGACTGCGGTCGTATTCATCTGCAACACATACTTCCCCCACAAAGGGGCAGTTAATAAGCCCAACACAAAACTGGCGCGCCACAACCAATCGCTTTTCTTGGGGCCAATCAGGCCACCCAAAATGCCACTGATTCCGAGAATGCGACCGTTGATCAAAACATACAGTGCGGCTGCGATTCCTAACAAAATGCCACCAGCTAGTGCGGGCCCTGGGGTAAAGGATGTCCAATCAATTGTCATGGCATCATTTTAATACTTAACAGGGTTTGGGACTCATGCGCCACTGCAAATATTGAAGCCCCAAATAGCCTCCCAAGAAAAATCCGGGGAGTGCAATAAATGCATTGAGAGCCAGAGTTGAAATCCCACTTAAGCCTTGGCCTACCGTGCAACCCATTGCGGTAACTCCACCAAATCCCATGAGTGCAGCACCCACGAGATGATTGGCCGTATCCTCCACACCCCGAAATGCCTCCCAACGAAAACGCTTACTAATAAGAGCGCTGATCGCCGAACCAGCAATCATGCCCAAGACCGCCACAATCCCAATTGTGAGCACTTTGGATTTATCGCTCGTGAACATTAACCAATCGAGTGAATAGGCATACGGCGCCACAAATGAGAGACTTTCCATCCGACCTGAATCGGTAACCAAGAAGGCTTCTTGCAAAGTATTGGGGTCCTCTTCAAGGTGCGCAAAGTGCCCAGATACCCACCAAATGGCGGTGATTGCTAGGCCAACCCCCACTCCTGCTATGAGATTCTCAACATTCCAAAACGATTTCTTCAAAAGCGCATAAGCGATGAAGGCACCGCCAATCACAAGCGATAAAATCCAACGTAGTTGTTCTTTGCCTATACCAACGCTGGCGGAAAGAACGCTTGGTAAATCTTGTGAAGTTTTGAGATTCAATGCCACTTGGTCGATCGAATTGGTTCTCAGGACTC
This DNA window, taken from Polynucleobacter sp. HIN5, encodes the following:
- a CDS encoding protein-methionine-sulfoxide reductase heme-binding subunit MsrQ, with protein sequence MVAIAQIKRWVFVVALIPLARLFVLAYAGQLGANPVEFITRSTGTWTITFLCITLAMSPMHWLTAWSGWIQMRRMLGLFTFFYAFLHFTIWYWLDHNLDFQEMFADVIERPFITVGFVAFVCMSLLAITSNRASMHWLGRRWSSLHRLIYLIAILGVLHYFWHKAGKNDFQTVYIYAGIILVLLVVRIPVIREQLRRIKTRS
- the msrP gene encoding protein-methionine-sulfoxide reductase catalytic subunit MsrP; this encodes MIFKDPRIHPSQITPRAIVENRRQWLKTIALGSAAMGMGSWLERDAFAKTTAPREKLPAKLNEQYSTRETQTSYEDATTYNNFYEFGMDKDDPAKFADRLQTRPWTVSIEGMVKKPVTLDIDALLKLAPMEERVYRLRCVEGWSMVIPWNGYALSHLLNRVEPLGSAKYVEFISLADPKQMPGLKRPVLDWPYREGLRMDEAMNPLTLLTFGMYGELLPKQNGAPIRLIVPWKYGFKSSKSLVTIRLTEKQPLTSWSASAPREYGFYSNVNPAVSHPRWSQATERRIDGRGIFAPKIKTEPFNGYGDYVAKLYAGMDLRKFY
- a CDS encoding queuosine precursor transporter, which gives rise to MRRQYRYYDLILGAFVAVLLCSNFIGAGKAATVELPYFGYVIFGAGILFFPISYFFSDILTEVYGYAYDRRAVWAGFTALGFAAIMALIVIALPVAPGSYMANYQHGLETVFGNSWRIALASMLAFWCGSFTNSYVLAKMKIWTQGKYLWTRTIGSTAVGELVDSSLFYFLAFYAIWPTHEIIQIAIAQYILKTSWEILATPLTYAVVGYLKRKENEDYYDINTNFTPFQLKVDR
- a CDS encoding acyl-CoA dehydrogenase, with the translated sequence MSKPQFHWEDPLLLQDQLTTEERMIADAAREYAQGKLAPRVHEAFRSETTDPAIFREMGELGLLGITIPEEYGGANLNYVSYGLIAREIERVDSGYRSMMSVQSSLVMVPIYEFGSEAQKQKYLPKLATGEWIGCFGLTEPNYGSDAGGMITRAKKVPGGFSLTGSKMWISNSPIADVFVVWAKNDEDQIRGFILEKGMKGLSAPKITGKQGLRASITGEIVMDEVFVPAENEFPEITGLKGPFTCLNSARYGISWGVLGAAEFCWHAARQYTLDRKQFGRPLAANQLVQKKLADMQTEITLALQGVLRLGRMKDEGTAAPEITSIMKRNSCGKSLDIARMARDMLGGNGISDEYGVIRHMLNLEVVNTYEGTHDIHALILGRAQTGIQAFS
- the mnmH gene encoding tRNA 2-selenouridine(34) synthase MnmH, with protein sequence MSSALLSPEVLGQDLDQFDCIIDARSPAEYALDHIPGAINCPVLNNEERATVGTLYKQESPFAAKKLGAALVAKNIASHLQEHFIHQPREWRPLVYCWRGGERSGAFAHILQRIGWKAQQLQGGYQGYRRQVIADLERWAPLAKFTVICGMTGSGKTRLLQALSGHAQVLDLEGLAAHRGSVLGGLPNQAQPSQKMFESRLWNALRQFKFNQTIYVESESKKVGCLHIPDAMMDQIRQGDCLEIKADRLVRVDVLMEEYAHLLTDHDGLRHLLGLLTQRYGKEQITKWQQLAAEGLHPVLVEELLIKHYDPAYQDSIARNFSQYQKARTLTVKSAQQTSYLELAQQLL
- a CDS encoding acyl-CoA thioesterase translates to MRIDIPADKTFVHETIIPLRWGDMDAFGHVNNTLYFRYMEQGRIHWIESFGFGAHHDEGGALIANAFCNFYAQVSYPADIVVRTYIGKVGRTSVDTYNLMSLASNPEELCAAGGATLVWVNLKTNRPAPWPEPIKQNLGLR
- a CDS encoding DUF2244 domain-containing protein; the encoded protein is MRTWHTKRNCSFTPRQVGYFYLSMFLFSSFIATYFLLHGVWMILIFTVIELTVLGIALLVYARHALDYESIAIDGTALKIEKNIGGKIEHHVFNTRWLTLTQEESGKRLIRVEESDREMPIGIFVPLDARPQFYRDLRAQIRMEA